The DNA segment CGTACTAAAGAGTTTGAAGATAGAGAGTCTCAAGAATTATTCATAATAACTGATCGAAAACCATCGGATAATTTTGAAGAACAAATTGAATTAACCGCGTCAGTATTACAAGCGGTTGTTCGAAATCAAGCAAGTGCAGCATTTTTATCTTTAGGAGCCACACGTTTTTATTTTCCAACGGTTAAAAGTGAAGATCAATTACAAAGGACAATGTTTCACTTGGCGAAAGTAGAAGATGATTTAAAAAAACCAATCGAGCAAATGTTGCCAAGAGATCCGGCGATGTCGAGTGCTACATCAGTTTTACTCATCACTGGAGATTTAACGGCAGGATTGATTGAGGCTATTCCGAAATCAGCCAAAAATTTACGTCAATGTACGGTTTTTGTCGTCATTAAAAAGGGGGAAAAACTATCAAAACAAGCGGGGGTTATGCATAAACTTGCTCGTTCTAGAGGAATGATTATTCACGTGCTTTCTCCAGATCATTTTGCAAATGCCTTTACGGAGGTGGGACGCTCATGAAAAATGGTCTTCAAAATAAATGGTTGCAAGGCATATTTTATGTGCTTGTGTTCTTCTTGTTACGTGAATGGCTACTCCCAGTTATGGAATTAACGAAAACCAATTACTTATCTATTTTCTTAGCTTTTATTGCGTTATGTTTTGTGTTTAGCTTTTTCTCTGTTCCTTGGTGGCTGTCGGGTCCCGGGAAACTATTGTATATGTCATGGGTCATTATATTTGTTTATACAGGGGAAGTGTTTTTTACAAAAGAAGCTATTTCATTTCTGTTCAGTGATGCGATGATAAATATTTTTGCTCTAATCAGTGGTGATTGGGCAGTAGTTACCGATACTTTTCGAACCGTGTTGTTTTTTGCACTGTTATGGATGACAACTTATTTAATACATCATTGGATAACAGTCCGATTGACTATTTTCTTGTTTTTCTTCATGACCGTTATATTTATTGCGGCTCTTGATACTTTTAGTCCGTATCAAGGTGTTGAATCGATTCCTCGTGTCATGATACTAGGGTTGTTATTATCTGGTTTGTTAAAAGTAGCTCAAATACTGGAACAAAACCACATTTCCGCGTCTCGAGGGAACTACGCGTCTCTAATTATTCCGCTTATTGTGGTAGTAGCATTTAGTGGCTCACTTGGTTATCTACTACCAAAGGCAGGTCCTGTGTGGGTGGATCCTGTTCCTTTTATTCAATCATTTGCTGAAGGGGCAGGAACAGCACCGGGAAGATCCGGTGGGATAGGGAAAATTGGTTATGGCGAAGATGATTCTGTTTTAGGCGGAGGATTCCGTTCTGATTCTACAGTTGTCTTTGAAGCAATCGTGCAAACACCCCAGTACTGGAAAATTGAAACGAAAGATACCTATACGTCAAAAGGATGGGAACAATCTGTCGTGTCAGATGGCACAACTGTCTTCAATCCTGGTGATGTCTTTGAAAGTGGAATCGCGCCTGGGCCAGTTGAAGATCAGGATGTAGCACAGTATTCATTTAATTTAGAATATCCATTTCTAATGTATCCATATGGTTCAGTTGCTGCAGATGCAACGGTAGAGACAACTTTTGCATTTGAAAAAAATTCACAAAAAATTAATACGTTCCAGGGGAATGATTTGGTCGAATTAAAGCAATATAGTATATCGTTTAGTGAACCCAAGTTTAGTTTAACTGATTTAAGAGCAACCACAATTGAATCGTTGGCAGAGGTAACTCCAGAGTTTGATCGCTATTTACAACTACCAGAAGAATTACCGGAGCGGGTAAGAGAACTATCACAATCAATTACTGAAAATCAAACAAATTTGTATGATAAAGCTCGAGCGATTGAACGTTACTTTTCACAGAATGGCTTCATATACGATCAAAGTAATATTAGCATTCCAGAGGCAAATCAAGATTATGTAGATCAATTCTTGTTCGATACAAAACGGGGATATTGTGATAATTTCTCGACATCTATGGTTGTTTTGCTTCGATCTCTAGATATCCCAGCTCGATGGGTAAAAGGATTTGCTGAAGGAGAAGAAATAGAAAATAACAATGGTGATAGAGTATACGAAGTTACAAATAATAATGCTCACTCGTGGGTTGAGGCATATTTTCCAGGTGTAGGTTGGATGCCGTTTGAGCCAACTATTGGATTTAGTGGAACAGGAAATATTGATTACGACTTAGAATTAGACTCTACAGAAGAACCTGAAGAAGCAGTTGTGCCAGAACAACCGAAAAAACCACAACCAACAGAAATTGAAGATAATAAATCAATTTCTGAAAGATTTACAGAAACCATGCAAAATTTTATGGGTTGGATTTCAAATAATCGAGGGCGAATAATTCTCTGGAGTATAGTTGCGATAGGATTTCTTGTAGTCTTGTTCCGTATTCGACAAAAATGGATGCCCAAACTGTTAGTGCCTTACTATCGATTACGTAAAGATGATTGGAATTCTTTTGAAAATAGCTATCACCGTTTATTAAAGCAACTCGCGTTGTATGGTGTGGCACGAAGAGAAGGGCAGACTCTGCAATCGTATGCGAATTATGTAGATGGTTTCTTCGATTCAAAAGATATGAGAATGTTAACAATTGCTTATGAAAAGGGCTTTTATGGAAGAAATATAGAGGCACATGAATGGTTGAAACTGAGAGAATCTTGGGAAAACTTAATCAATAGGACAAGCGGTTGATTTTAAGTCAAACTACCTGTAGAATTGAGAAAAATTATACAGACCGTTTGCCCTTATATATGTCCGATGATACGGTTCGGATGTCTCTACCAAGTCGCCGGAAATGACTTGACTATGAAGGCGAATTCAAACATGTCTACTATTGGACGTTTGTTTGATTTCGCCTTTTTCATAAGAAAAGATAGACTTATTGTCTAGTTCCAAGCGTCAGACTGAACGACACTTTGCACTTTTCTTAAGTAGAGCAAAAGAACGCGTAGAAAGGTTTTCTTTCGTACGCGTTTTTTTTGTTAATTGGGGCAGGATAATCTAAATGAAGAGGTGTACACATTGTCAGCAACTCCTATCTTAAAAGAACAAGAAAAAATCGTTGTACTAGATTTTGGTAGTCAATACAATCAGTTAATTACACGTCGTATTCGTGAGTTTGGTGTTTATAGTGAATTACACCCACACACAATTACGGCTGAAGATATAAAAGGGATGAATGCTACAGGTATTATTTTCTCGGGTGGCCCAAATTCGGTATACGATGAAAATGCATTTCACGTCGATCCTGCAATCTTTGATTTAAATGTGCCAATCTTAGGGATTTGCTACGGTATGCAATTAATGTCTCTTCATTATGGTGGAAAAGTTGAAAAGGCTACACATCGTGAGTACGGAAAAGCCGAAATCTCCGTAGTTAAAGAAACTCCTTTATTCAAAGATCTACCAAACGAACAAGTTGTATGGATGAGTCATGGTGATCATGTAACAGTTGCTCCAGAAGGTTTTGAAGTAGTAGCGACAAGCCCATCTTGTTCAGTAGCAGCAATGGCTGATGAATCAAGAGGATTATATGCCGTTCAATTCCACCCAGAAGTACGTCATTCTGTTTATGGTATTGAAATAATTCGCCAATTCGTATTTGGCATATGTAAGGCAAAAGGCGATTGGTCAATGGAAGGCTTTATTGAACTTGAAATCGAAAAAATTCGCCATGAAGTTGGCGATAAAAAAGTATTATGTGCTTTAAGTGGTGGAGTAGATTCTTCTGTAGTAGCCGTATTACTCTACAAAGCAATTGGTGATCAATTAACATGTATGTTTGTCGATCACGGTTTACTGCGTAAAGGTGAAGCTGAAAGCGTTATGAAGATGTTCGCTGACGGATTCAACATGAATGTAATTAAAATAGATGCACAAGAACGTTTCATGAGCAAACTAGAGGGCGTATCGGATCCTGAAACAAAGCGTAAAATTATCGGCAATGAATTCATTTATGTATTCGACGATGAAGCGTCAAAATTAGAAGGTATGGACTTCCTTGCACAAGGAACTCTTTACACAGACATTATTGAAAGTGGTACAGCTACTGCACAAACAATTAAATCCCATCACAATGTTGGTGGTTTACCTAAAGATATGCAGTTTAAGTTAATTGAACCATTAAAAACTTTATTTAAAGACGAAGTACGTGCCCTTGGAACAGAGCTTGGAATGCCGGATGAAATCGTATGGCGCCAACCATTCCCTGGTCCAGGTCTTGGGATTCGTGTTTTAGGAGCAATTACAGAGGAAAAACTTAAAATTGTTCGTGAGTCTGATGCGATTTTACATCAAGAAGTAGTTAAGGCGGGTCTACAACGTGATATTTGGCAATACTTCACAGTGCTACCTGACATTCGTAGCGTAGGTGTTATGGGAGATGCCCGTACGTATGATTACGCAATAGGAATTCGTGCAGTTACATCTATCGATGGAATGACTTCTGACTGGGCTCGTGTGCCGTGGGATGTTCTAGAGAAAATCAGTGTACGTATAGTAAATGAAGTACCACATATTAACCGTGTGTTGTACGATATTACGAGTAAGCCACCAGCAACAATTGAGTGGGAATAAACAGACCAATTGGGAATCGCTGTTATTTACGAACGTTAAACGTTTTTTTTTTTAAAATGTTCGGAAAACAGATTGAAATCATGTAGCGTTAATGTTATTATTTCTATTGTAATTAAATAATGTCGTCGTATAATGTCGGGAATATGGCCCGAAAGTTTCTACCGAGTTACCATAAATGACTCGACTACGATTTAGAAAGA comes from the Paenisporosarcina antarctica genome and includes:
- a CDS encoding DUF4129 domain-containing transglutaminase family protein; protein product: MKNGLQNKWLQGIFYVLVFFLLREWLLPVMELTKTNYLSIFLAFIALCFVFSFFSVPWWLSGPGKLLYMSWVIIFVYTGEVFFTKEAISFLFSDAMINIFALISGDWAVVTDTFRTVLFFALLWMTTYLIHHWITVRLTIFLFFFMTVIFIAALDTFSPYQGVESIPRVMILGLLLSGLLKVAQILEQNHISASRGNYASLIIPLIVVVAFSGSLGYLLPKAGPVWVDPVPFIQSFAEGAGTAPGRSGGIGKIGYGEDDSVLGGGFRSDSTVVFEAIVQTPQYWKIETKDTYTSKGWEQSVVSDGTTVFNPGDVFESGIAPGPVEDQDVAQYSFNLEYPFLMYPYGSVAADATVETTFAFEKNSQKINTFQGNDLVELKQYSISFSEPKFSLTDLRATTIESLAEVTPEFDRYLQLPEELPERVRELSQSITENQTNLYDKARAIERYFSQNGFIYDQSNISIPEANQDYVDQFLFDTKRGYCDNFSTSMVVLLRSLDIPARWVKGFAEGEEIENNNGDRVYEVTNNNAHSWVEAYFPGVGWMPFEPTIGFSGTGNIDYDLELDSTEEPEEAVVPEQPKKPQPTEIEDNKSISERFTETMQNFMGWISNNRGRIILWSIVAIGFLVVLFRIRQKWMPKLLVPYYRLRKDDWNSFENSYHRLLKQLALYGVARREGQTLQSYANYVDGFFDSKDMRMLTIAYEKGFYGRNIEAHEWLKLRESWENLINRTSG
- the guaA gene encoding glutamine-hydrolyzing GMP synthase, producing the protein MSATPILKEQEKIVVLDFGSQYNQLITRRIREFGVYSELHPHTITAEDIKGMNATGIIFSGGPNSVYDENAFHVDPAIFDLNVPILGICYGMQLMSLHYGGKVEKATHREYGKAEISVVKETPLFKDLPNEQVVWMSHGDHVTVAPEGFEVVATSPSCSVAAMADESRGLYAVQFHPEVRHSVYGIEIIRQFVFGICKAKGDWSMEGFIELEIEKIRHEVGDKKVLCALSGGVDSSVVAVLLYKAIGDQLTCMFVDHGLLRKGEAESVMKMFADGFNMNVIKIDAQERFMSKLEGVSDPETKRKIIGNEFIYVFDDEASKLEGMDFLAQGTLYTDIIESGTATAQTIKSHHNVGGLPKDMQFKLIEPLKTLFKDEVRALGTELGMPDEIVWRQPFPGPGLGIRVLGAITEEKLKIVRESDAILHQEVVKAGLQRDIWQYFTVLPDIRSVGVMGDARTYDYAIGIRAVTSIDGMTSDWARVPWDVLEKISVRIVNEVPHINRVLYDITSKPPATIEWE